A window of the Apteryx mantelli isolate bAptMan1 chromosome 23, bAptMan1.hap1, whole genome shotgun sequence genome harbors these coding sequences:
- the HTR3B gene encoding LOW QUALITY PROTEIN: 5-hydroxytryptamine receptor 3B (The sequence of the model RefSeq protein was modified relative to this genomic sequence to represent the inferred CDS: inserted 2 bases in 1 codon), giving the protein MTSTANSIKQLNLNAFVSGNSTAGALWPRDSTSHCLTRHLRQHYRRGARPIRDWTEATTVYLDLCVYTVLDVDAQNQKLTTSISFWQIWKDKFLTWNFSLYDKMREISLPLNVIWAPDIVINKFTYIRKAPDLPYVHXSTGMVRSYRLLQAVSACRLETYSFPFDAQNCGLSFGTQASSPCPPRFHGGPFPPCPNPPPFQAPPSQHTPLAGPAEELAALAETHDPPGTAG; this is encoded by the exons ATGACCAGCACTGCAAACAGCATCAAGCAGCTTAACCTCAATGCATTTGTATCCG GAAACTCCACTGCAGGTGCTCTGTGGCCCAGAGACTCCACTTCCCATTGCTTGACCAGGCATCTTCGACAGCATTACCGCAGGGGAGCGAGACCCATCAGGGACTGGACGGAGGCCACCACTGTGTACCTGGACCTCTGCGTGTACACGGTGCTGGATGTG gaTGCACAGAACCAGAAGCTAACAACAAGCATTTCATTTTGGCAG ATCTGGAAGGACAAATTTCTCACCTGGAATTTCAGCCTCTACGACAAGATGAGGGAGATTTCGCTGCCGCTCAATGTTATCTGGGCTCCAGATATTGTCATCAATAAATT CACATACATCAGGAAGGCTCCCGACCTGCCCTACGTTCA ATCTACCGGGATGGTCAGGAGCTACCGGCTGCTGCAGGCAGTGTCTGCCTGCAGGCTGGAGACATACTCCTTCCCCTTCGACGCCCAGAACTGCGGCCTGAGCTTCGGCACACAGGCGAGCTCTCCGTGCCCACCGCGCTTCCACGGAggtcccttccctccctgccccaaccCGCCGCCCTTCCAGGCCCCACCATCGCAGCACACGCCACTGGCGGGCCCAGCCGAGGAGCTCGCTGCCCTTGCGGAAACGCACGATCCCCCGGGCACTGCTGGCTGA